Sequence from the Pseudopipra pipra isolate bDixPip1 chromosome 16, bDixPip1.hap1, whole genome shotgun sequence genome:
GGTGGTGCGGGGGGTGGTGGGCGTGGGGGTGGTGGTAGGGCAGCCAAAGTCAGAGTACTGCAGGTGGTGGAGGAGCTTGCCGGAGTTTTTGGGGGGGAAGTGGCAGCGCGTCTCCTCGGGGCGCCGCAGCACCACACCGCTGGCGTTCACCCACTGCACCAGCCAGCTCATCTGGCAGATGCAGTTGAAGGGGTTGCCGGCGGCCGTCACAGCCCGCAGCCTGGGGAAGAAGCTGGAGAAATCCCGAGGGATGGTGTTGATGTTGAGGTTGCTGATGTCCAGCTCCTGGAGGTTGTGAAGGCTCTGGAAGCTGTCGGCCGGCAGCTGGGAGATTCGGGCGTTGCCGGCCAGGCTGAGCCTGGTGAGGCTGCCCAGCCGCCGCAGCACCGCCGGGACGCGCTCCAGCAGGTTGTCAGAGACATCCAGCTCGTGGAGGTTGTTCTGGACCTGGAAGAGCTCCTCGTTTAAGCTCGTcaggcccagccctgcaatCTTCAGGGACTCGATGTTGACAGCATGGAAGGCCCCTGGTGCAATGGTGGGGATCTTGTTCCAGCTGATGTCCAACAGCAGGAGGTTGGGTAGGTCAAGGgggggcacagccctgagctggtTGTTCTGAAGCTTCAGCTCCAGCAGATTCTCCAGCGTGTCAAAGGCAGCAGCGTGGATATGCTGGATCCTGTTCCTCTGCAGGTAGAGCCGTTCCAGCAGGCGCAGCCCGTGGAAGGTCTCATTGGTGATCTCCTGCAGCTGGTTGGAGGACAGGTCCAAGTTGACAAGCTCTGTCAGAGGCTGGAAGATGTTTTTCTGGATGCTGGTGATCTTGTTTTGTGACAGGTCCAGGAGCTGGAGGGCGGGCAGGCCTGCAAAGCTGTCCTCACTGAGCGTTGTGATGCCGTTCTCAAAGACGTAGAGGGAGAGGGTGTTGGAGGGCAGCCCCTGGGGCACTGTCTGGCCCCGCCTGGCCGCACACAGGATGGTCTTGGGGTCTTGGCACTGGCATCCCGCGGGACAAGCCCTGGCCAGCTCCCCATGGGCCAAGAGGAACAGCGTGCAAAGGATCAGCTGGTTCATGGTGTCAGCTCTGTGGAGAGAGAAATGCAGCCAGGGTTAGGGGCCGGGCCCTGCTGTGCGGTatccagggctggcagggctgtgggtcACCTCTGAATCCCTGGGACAGAGCTGGTGAGAGTGAAGCAGCATGTGGGCTGCCCACCCCGGCTCCAtgctcttccccctccccagacCTCCAGGATTTAGGGACATGGTACCATTGTGCACCCCAGGCTCTACCATGAGACACATCCCACTGATATTTGGACTGTCTCCAGTGGCACACCAAGATTTCCTCCCCCCCCAGTACACA
This genomic interval carries:
- the VASN gene encoding vasorin; protein product: MNQLILCTLFLLAHGELARACPAGCQCQDPKTILCAARRGQTVPQGLPSNTLSLYVFENGITTLSEDSFAGLPALQLLDLSQNKITSIQKNIFQPLTELVNLDLSSNQLQEITNETFHGLRLLERLYLQRNRIQHIHAAAFDTLENLLELKLQNNQLRAVPPLDLPNLLLLDISWNKIPTIAPGAFHAVNIESLKIAGLGLTSLNEELFQVQNNLHELDVSDNLLERVPAVLRRLGSLTRLSLAGNARISQLPADSFQSLHNLQELDISNLNINTIPRDFSSFFPRLRAVTAAGNPFNCICQMSWLVQWVNASGVVLRRPEETRCHFPPKNSGKLLHHLQYSDFGCPTTTPTPTTPRTTTLPPPALLPTTHRPPPPASTAAPTPGARDPQGSSTPVPFSGTPSPTSSPPPICPPRTCLNGGTCHLGAQNLLQCLCPAGFAGVYCEVEVRGTTPAPGTPAPPPGRRISIAQVGSTSLKVDLHNYVQSKAQLKGIRLSYRNLSGPDKRPVMLRLPASLSEYTVRALKPNCTYRVCIGALGEVPKEEHCAEAQTLPLSLQQHSPVTQSQDPNLALILVPVVAAALLLVVVVTAAMYYRRRHQAKARAGAGVDASPLELEGVKACLENGDLSSHGCKVPEAAMLSGGSECEVPLMQSHYPSNNNTPGLKPSYF